One Methanobacterium sp. genomic region harbors:
- a CDS encoding PAS domain S-box protein: MMRAGNYSFGKNFEIFDNLLEAISVYEPVYDNKGKIHDFIVKYVNSAEIAGLSDSYKHYVGNYISNLYGNDDLELYFKIYEDIIITGKKTFKAYLPPFNRYYQISGFPIHDNLFVMLKVEITGEEKELENNNDNLEIKTAKKTAIIGEKGINEILNENDEKFRLIFNRADDMISLNLMNEDGTPGKFIEINDTGIKRLGYSKEEFLDMTPYDIDKEYETRRALAKPTKEHHATFETVHTTKDSQRIPVEITAHIINYNGKNVGLSISRDIRERKKAENSLKESENRYRKLLENCFDAVVFHSEGKVIWANNTAMELLGVKNSEKLVNRSLIDFVHPDYREIVIERINNMVENKAVPPIEEKFLSIDGKAIDVEVLAAGFTYNGKNAVQVVFRDISKRKETEKALKDFAILQAKIMRALKESEEKFRLIFNNANDMISLSEIDANGMPGKYIEINEVGVERLGYTKEELLNMSPVDIVAPDKRAEMPFNAVALTKNGYSNFEIVHVTKEGRRIPVEVNGHVIKYKERRVYLTVCRDITRHKLLVNALKESEEKFREIFHNANDMITLHEMNENGMPGKFIEVNEVGCNRLGYTNEEFQNMSPVDIVAPDKRVEMASHAIEIWTNGYAKFEIVHVTKDGRRIPVEINTHIFKFRGKTVALGISRDITERKDAEEKLKKLLDKLSHLNEESEQFIYTTANYLQEHLEIITDITKQLKHDHEDKLDVNIEKSINNIADESEHLKQMILNLLE, encoded by the coding sequence ATGATGAGGGCCGGTAATTACTCATTTGGGAAAAACTTTGAAATATTTGACAATCTGCTTGAAGCTATATCAGTTTACGAACCGGTGTATGATAATAAAGGTAAGATCCATGATTTTATTGTGAAATATGTTAATTCTGCCGAAATAGCCGGCTTAAGTGATTCCTATAAACATTATGTTGGTAATTATATCAGTAATTTATATGGAAATGATGACTTAGAACTTTATTTTAAAATATATGAAGATATAATAATTACTGGTAAAAAAACGTTTAAAGCTTATTTACCTCCATTTAATCGATATTACCAAATTTCAGGATTCCCAATTCATGACAACCTTTTTGTCATGTTGAAAGTAGAGATTACTGGTGAAGAAAAAGAATTAGAAAATAATAATGACAATTTAGAGATTAAAACTGCAAAAAAAACAGCAATTATTGGAGAAAAAGGAATAAATGAAATATTAAATGAAAATGATGAAAAATTCCGTTTAATATTTAATAGAGCAGATGATATGATCAGTTTAAATCTGATGAATGAAGATGGTACACCTGGAAAATTTATTGAAATAAATGATACAGGTATTAAACGGTTAGGTTACAGTAAGGAAGAATTTTTGGATATGACCCCTTATGATATAGATAAAGAATATGAAACTCGAAGAGCCCTCGCAAAACCAACTAAGGAACATCATGCAACATTTGAAACTGTCCATACAACTAAAGACTCTCAGAGGATACCCGTAGAAATCACTGCCCATATTATTAATTACAATGGAAAAAATGTCGGCCTTTCAATTTCTCGAGATATACGTGAACGTAAAAAAGCAGAGAATTCGTTGAAAGAAAGTGAAAACCGCTACCGTAAATTACTGGAGAATTGTTTTGATGCAGTTGTGTTTCATAGCGAAGGAAAAGTTATCTGGGCAAATAATACTGCAATGGAGCTTTTAGGTGTAAAAAACTCTGAAAAACTTGTAAATAGGTCTTTGATTGATTTTGTACATCCGGATTATAGGGAAATAGTAATAGAACGTATAAATAATATGGTAGAAAACAAAGCCGTTCCACCAATAGAAGAAAAATTTTTATCGATAGATGGAAAAGCCATAGATGTAGAAGTTTTAGCAGCTGGATTCACCTATAATGGGAAAAACGCAGTTCAAGTTGTTTTTCGTGATATAAGTAAACGTAAAGAGACAGAAAAAGCGCTTAAAGATTTTGCAATACTACAGGCAAAGATCATGAGGGCTTTAAAAGAAAGTGAGGAAAAATTCCGTTTGATATTTAATAATGCAAACGATATGATTTCTTTAAGTGAAATCGATGCCAATGGAATGCCTGGGAAATATATTGAAATAAATGAAGTCGGTGTTGAAAGATTAGGTTACACTAAAGAAGAATTATTAAATATGAGTCCTGTTGATATAGTTGCTCCAGATAAAAGAGCAGAAATGCCATTTAATGCAGTAGCATTAACCAAAAATGGTTACAGCAATTTTGAGATAGTTCATGTTACTAAAGAGGGCAGAAGAATACCAGTGGAAGTTAATGGACACGTGATTAAATACAAAGAAAGAAGAGTTTACCTTACAGTTTGTCGAGATATCACAAGGCATAAACTACTGGTTAATGCTTTAAAAGAAAGTGAAGAGAAATTCAGGGAAATATTTCATAATGCAAATGACATGATCACATTGCATGAAATGAATGAAAATGGGATGCCTGGGAAGTTCATTGAAGTAAACGAAGTTGGATGCAATCGGCTGGGTTATACAAATGAAGAGTTTCAGAATATGTCCCCTGTAGATATTGTAGCTCCAGATAAAAGAGTAGAAATGGCAAGCCACGCCATAGAAATTTGGACCAATGGATATGCTAAATTTGAGATAGTCCACGTTACTAAAGACGGTAGAAGAATACCTGTAGAAATAAATACTCATATTTTTAAATTTAGAGGAAAAACAGTAGCTCTTGGTATTTCCCGTGACATTACAGAACGTAAGGATGCAGAAGAAAAACTGAAAAAACTTTTAGATAAATTAAGTCATTTAAATGAAGAATCTGAACAATTTATTTATACAACTGCCAACTATCTACAAGAACACCTGGAAATCATTACAGATATTACAAAACAGTTAAAACATGATCATGAAGATAAATTAGACGTTAATATTGAAAAATCCATTAATAATATTGCAGACGAAAGTGAACACTTAAAACAGATGATACTTAATTTGCTGGAATGA
- a CDS encoding 5-formyltetrahydrofolate cyclo-ligase, whose translation MITEEKERVRNLIWSTLENNNLSQHTKSPYGRIPDFSGSTEAARMLRNTEEWQNAEVIFSSPDTAQIKVREFALLDKKLLIMASPKLKEGFLLIDPFSIKGNEETASTIKGAFKFGKKIHELTKLRFVLRNQRFREFPQVDLVVEGSVAVDKSGNRLGKGGGYGDREISELISEKAITPSTPVVTTVHETQIIDEVPTEEHDQKINMIITPEMVIRII comes from the coding sequence ATGATAACCGAAGAGAAAGAAAGAGTAAGAAACCTAATCTGGAGCACTTTAGAGAATAATAATTTATCCCAACATACTAAATCTCCCTATGGGAGAATACCTGATTTTTCAGGCTCGACTGAAGCTGCCAGAATGTTAAGAAACACTGAAGAATGGCAAAATGCAGAAGTTATCTTTTCAAGCCCAGATACAGCCCAGATAAAAGTCCGTGAATTTGCACTGTTAGATAAAAAGCTGTTAATTATGGCTTCACCCAAGCTTAAAGAGGGATTCCTTTTAATAGATCCATTTAGCATTAAAGGGAATGAAGAAACAGCATCAACCATAAAAGGCGCTTTTAAATTTGGGAAAAAAATCCATGAACTTACGAAACTTCGTTTCGTGCTCCGAAATCAAAGATTTCGAGAGTTCCCTCAAGTAGATCTTGTAGTGGAAGGTTCTGTAGCAGTGGATAAATCTGGAAACCGGCTTGGAAAAGGAGGGGGTTACGGCGATAGGGAAATATCAGAGTTAATTTCTGAAAAAGCTATTACACCAAGTACTCCAGTTGTAACTACTGTTCATGAAACCCAGATTATAGACGAAGTCCCTACAGAAGAACATGATCAAAAAATAAACATGATCATAACACCTGAAATGGTAATCAGGATCATTTGA
- a CDS encoding DUF5400 domain-containing protein, with product MQVTYPVIILAILVSGIASGFITFRMSGMRLAPHFGALILALIVTIAAIATGNVFVLYAAVALQLIAVITAFTQTWATLKYNFQTSPAYAPHLALMAMIPVLAIASVI from the coding sequence ATGCAAGTTACATATCCCGTAATAATACTCGCGATACTGGTGAGTGGTATTGCAAGCGGTTTTATAACATTTAGAATGTCAGGTATGCGCCTGGCACCTCACTTTGGTGCTTTGATATTAGCACTTATAGTCACAATTGCAGCTATTGCCACAGGCAATGTGTTTGTTCTCTATGCAGCTGTAGCATTGCAGTTAATTGCAGTTATTACAGCATTTACACAGACATGGGCAACGCTCAAATATAATTTCCAGACATCACCAGCATATGCTCCACATCTGGCTCTTATGGCTATGATTCCAGTACTCGCAATTGCATCAGTGATTTAA
- a CDS encoding FAD-dependent oxidoreductase produces the protein MKAIVVGSGAGGGAIAKELAKSGISVTVIEKGPSVSTKKAYKHYDVLNVGTEVSSTICLGGTTLVTAGNAVRTCEESFKKLGIDLSSEFEEIEKELCINTLPDSHFGEGTKKIMDAARSLGLEIQKMPKFIYPDLCKPCGKCFFGCPREAKWTSIKYIKEAEEYGAEIIDNTPITDIIISDGKIKGVKSDDKIFKADIVILSAGAIQTPRLLQKIGINAGNNLFVDTFVTVGGILKNIKYNKEVTMNALIKLDDMVLGPHFSEILVNKLKKYKARKKDILGLMIKIKDEPSGKVTQDNVIKFNTAEDIALLARGTAIAGAILTEAGVIPETLVSTYARGAHPGGTAAIGDIVDTNLQTEIEGLYVADASVFPEAPGAPPVVTILALSKRLAKHIVNK, from the coding sequence ATGAAAGCCATAGTTGTAGGATCCGGTGCAGGCGGGGGAGCCATTGCAAAAGAACTTGCTAAATCAGGCATTTCAGTCACTGTAATTGAAAAAGGACCATCTGTTAGCACTAAAAAAGCATATAAACATTATGATGTATTGAATGTAGGGACAGAAGTGTCAAGTACCATCTGTTTAGGGGGTACTACTCTTGTAACAGCAGGGAACGCTGTGAGAACCTGTGAAGAATCTTTTAAAAAATTAGGAATTGATTTAAGCAGTGAATTTGAAGAGATAGAAAAGGAACTGTGTATAAATACTCTTCCAGACTCACATTTTGGAGAAGGAACCAAAAAAATAATGGATGCTGCCAGATCTCTGGGCCTGGAAATTCAAAAAATGCCCAAGTTCATATACCCTGATTTATGTAAACCCTGCGGCAAGTGTTTTTTTGGCTGTCCAAGGGAAGCTAAATGGACCAGTATTAAATATATCAAAGAAGCTGAAGAATACGGAGCAGAAATTATAGATAATACTCCAATTACAGATATAATCATTTCTGATGGGAAAATAAAAGGCGTAAAAAGTGATGACAAGATATTTAAAGCAGATATTGTGATCTTATCAGCCGGTGCAATACAAACACCTCGACTACTGCAAAAGATAGGTATAAATGCAGGCAACAACCTTTTTGTAGATACATTTGTTACAGTTGGGGGAATACTTAAAAATATAAAGTACAACAAGGAAGTAACAATGAATGCCCTCATAAAATTAGATGATATGGTTTTAGGCCCTCATTTTTCAGAAATTTTAGTAAATAAGCTCAAAAAATATAAAGCTCGTAAAAAAGATATCCTGGGGCTTATGATTAAAATAAAAGATGAACCTTCAGGTAAAGTTACACAGGATAATGTAATAAAATTCAACACTGCAGAAGATATTGCTCTTTTAGCACGTGGAACTGCTATTGCCGGTGCAATATTAACTGAAGCAGGTGTAATTCCAGAAACACTGGTATCAACTTATGCAAGAGGAGCACACCCCGGTGGAACTGCTGCAATTGGTGATATTGTTGACACTAATTTACAAACTGAAATAGAAGGCCTTTATGTTGCAGATGCGAGTGTTTTCCCCGAAGCCCCGGGTGCACCACCTGTTGTTACTATTCTTGCACTTTCAAAAAGGCTTGCAAAACATATAGTTAATAAATAA
- a CDS encoding DUF169 domain-containing protein produces MYEEKVKELKELLGLKGSPVAVKLVKSADEIPEGYLKVSEKKRHCEFVQDARLTGNKGYATSDEHMCKGGAGVMGIEPLPASVASGKMYHQLGNFETPEGAQETIAAIPKSSENYFASIYSPLESAEYEPDVIVLVITPKQALRVSQAYLRAKGGRISSDYSGIQSLCADAVVAVKERGVPNMTLGCSGSRKYAKVADEEVVIGIPPKNFVDIVDALETFKGKWGEL; encoded by the coding sequence ATGTATGAAGAAAAAGTAAAAGAATTAAAAGAATTGTTAGGACTAAAAGGAAGTCCTGTAGCTGTAAAACTGGTAAAATCCGCTGATGAAATACCTGAAGGTTATCTCAAAGTAAGTGAAAAGAAAAGGCACTGTGAATTTGTCCAGGACGCAAGGTTAACTGGAAATAAAGGTTATGCAACTTCTGATGAACACATGTGTAAAGGAGGAGCCGGTGTAATGGGAATTGAACCATTACCTGCAAGTGTAGCTTCTGGAAAGATGTACCACCAGCTTGGAAACTTTGAAACCCCTGAAGGTGCCCAGGAAACCATAGCTGCTATTCCTAAATCCAGCGAAAATTACTTTGCTTCAATTTATTCACCTTTAGAAAGTGCAGAATATGAACCTGATGTAATAGTTCTTGTAATTACACCAAAACAGGCTTTAAGAGTATCTCAAGCTTATTTAAGAGCAAAAGGTGGTAGAATTTCCAGCGACTATTCAGGTATACAATCACTGTGTGCTGATGCAGTAGTGGCAGTAAAAGAGCGAGGAGTACCAAACATGACCCTCGGATGTAGCGGGTCACGTAAATACGCCAAAGTAGCAGATGAAGAAGTTGTTATAGGCATACCCCCTAAAAACTTCGTTGATATAGTTGACGCCTTGGAAACATTTAAAGGTAAATGGGGAGAACTTTAG
- a CDS encoding GAF domain-containing protein yields the protein MEELSNTERLIMSYIRSHPPEDCMLDKITRGTSRSRATVLKYLEILHAKGILDFKFVGRSKLWFLKQAIPEKPEIISEPVDLDIQKINELVSAASRLHALRSKEMELKMLIDSPDALIFTVNIHMDIITFNNTFNTFFPAKKNLRDIISSEQVNMIENLTRSLSLKDNITLEIDMMEKSGIYRPYKISLQPILEDNETVIGIVIIGEELSQSRRTKRELETLLSIAQAAGSASSEEQLMEEATVSIKDIIPYEYCTIFLKDNGNIRTAYETSESTGELLPHVKGFIEKSMNTLEAKSAGKGDFYLENVKSVMGDMSISLMLSIPIIDEDSAIGSILLLTTLTSVSSVSIENVEMAADELSGYLKMQRLTSEKEEFANTLLAMNQISTVLNSTSNEDEMLEKAVKSTISSLGFEMGCIYLNDDKEELTLRVHKNLPEGLKNMCMAGMFKDLFSKTLEKQNLVYITSESEEYESLEPAVKANGIRTMLILPIKSGDNIIGLLNMGSRQIKHYNDISLENLSSIGLQLGLALEKSRLAIKLKVESNRGIHI from the coding sequence ATGGAAGAATTATCAAATACAGAAAGGCTGATCATGTCATATATAAGATCTCACCCTCCTGAAGACTGCATGCTGGATAAAATAACGAGGGGTACAAGCAGGAGCAGAGCTACTGTGCTTAAGTATCTTGAAATATTGCATGCAAAAGGAATATTAGATTTTAAATTTGTGGGCAGGAGTAAATTATGGTTTTTAAAACAAGCTATCCCTGAAAAACCTGAAATCATATCTGAACCTGTTGATCTTGACATTCAAAAAATAAATGAGCTTGTATCAGCTGCTTCAAGACTGCATGCACTAAGGTCAAAGGAAATGGAACTTAAAATGTTAATTGACAGTCCAGATGCATTAATATTCACTGTTAATATACATATGGACATCATAACATTTAATAACACGTTTAATACATTCTTTCCAGCAAAAAAGAATCTACGTGACATAATAAGCAGCGAACAAGTAAATATGATTGAAAACCTTACACGATCATTGAGTTTGAAGGATAATATAACCCTTGAAATAGATATGATGGAAAAGTCGGGCATATACAGACCATATAAAATATCACTGCAGCCGATTTTGGAGGATAATGAAACTGTTATTGGTATTGTTATTATAGGGGAAGAACTTTCACAATCCAGACGTACAAAGCGCGAGTTAGAAACACTGTTATCAATAGCTCAGGCTGCAGGTTCAGCAAGTAGTGAAGAACAGCTTATGGAAGAAGCAACAGTAAGTATCAAAGATATAATTCCATATGAATATTGTACGATATTTTTAAAGGATAATGGAAATATAAGGACCGCTTACGAAACATCAGAGTCAACTGGTGAATTACTTCCGCATGTTAAAGGATTTATTGAAAAAAGTATGAATACGCTGGAGGCAAAATCTGCCGGGAAAGGAGACTTTTATCTTGAAAATGTCAAATCAGTAATGGGAGACATGTCTATTTCTTTGATGCTGTCTATTCCAATTATCGATGAAGATTCTGCCATTGGTTCTATACTTCTACTGACTACTTTAACTTCAGTTAGCTCTGTAAGCATTGAAAATGTAGAGATGGCTGCCGATGAACTTTCAGGATATCTGAAGATGCAGAGGTTAACCAGTGAGAAAGAGGAATTTGCCAACACTTTACTTGCAATGAACCAGATTTCAACTGTACTCAATTCCACAAGCAACGAAGATGAAATGCTTGAAAAAGCTGTAAAATCCACTATTAGTTCACTGGGCTTTGAAATGGGTTGTATTTATCTAAATGACGATAAAGAAGAATTAACTCTAAGGGTACACAAAAATCTTCCTGAAGGTCTTAAAAATATGTGCATGGCAGGCATGTTTAAAGATCTCTTCAGTAAAACACTTGAAAAACAGAATTTAGTATATATAACATCTGAATCTGAAGAATATGAATCCCTCGAACCTGCAGTTAAAGCAAATGGTATAAGAACCATGTTAATATTGCCCATTAAAAGCGGTGATAATATAATAGGTCTTTTAAATATGGGTAGCAGACAGATAAAGCATTACAATGATATTAGTCTTGAAAATCTTAGTTCTATTGGTTTACAATTAGGTTTAGCTCTTGAAAAGTCAAGATTAGCAATTAAACTAAAGGTAGAAAGTAACAGAGGTATACATATTTAA
- the feoB gene encoding ferrous iron transport protein B, translated as MAGSGENKPQKSGNGKNHGKRHQNRHKHGQNNKTAPDFTIALAGNANVGKSVIFNDLTGSNQIIGNWPGKTIERAEGKLHFEGYDIDVIDLPGIYSFSTYSLEEIVSREYIALEKPDVVINVVDAAVLERNLFFTMQLVEMEVPLVICVNQIDIAKQKGINIDTEKLQAALGVPVVATVAVRGEGLHELMETAIEIAEKKENKAVTLEYGSEVENKIQELTNLIQSKNLDLGYPSRWVAIKLIENDPEIQKLVKSKSEEVTNLAYDLAEEIEDIHREPSFSVIASERYALANRIAEGAQMQSEIKITFSEKLDRIVTHRVYGYITSALVIGGLLLWTFVVGNFFSGLLSDAFSFFQPVDPQVSGGLASVLWNGAFGGIVAGVTLVIPFVVPFYIMLSLIENSGILTRVAFMMDTLMHKIGLHGKALIPMILGYGCNVPAIDQTRILETRRERLLASFAITFAPCAARTIIVLGLVAVFVNIWWAIALYAIDLAIIFIMGRIALKVVPGESTGLIMEMHSFKVPSLSTALKQTWTRTKSLIYLVLPIYVIASAIIQALYVLGVLGPINAALTPITVMWLGLPAISGILLIFGIVRKEFVLLMLVTLVGPNLAAFLTPVQFIVLALVSMLFIPCLSTITILIREFGVKAAAYISAANLVTAIVIGGIAFRVLSLVF; from the coding sequence TTGGCTGGATCTGGCGAAAACAAACCTCAAAAATCAGGGAATGGAAAAAATCATGGTAAAAGGCACCAGAATAGACATAAACACGGGCAAAATAATAAAACAGCACCTGATTTTACAATTGCACTAGCAGGAAACGCTAATGTTGGTAAAAGTGTTATTTTTAATGATCTTACAGGTTCCAACCAGATTATAGGGAACTGGCCTGGAAAAACAATTGAGAGAGCAGAAGGTAAACTTCATTTTGAAGGTTATGACATCGATGTAATTGATTTACCAGGAATATATTCTTTTTCTACATATTCACTGGAAGAAATTGTATCAAGGGAATATATTGCACTGGAAAAACCTGACGTTGTTATTAATGTTGTTGATGCTGCCGTTTTAGAGAGAAATCTATTTTTTACAATGCAGCTTGTGGAAATGGAAGTGCCGTTAGTTATATGTGTTAATCAGATTGATATAGCCAAACAAAAAGGAATTAATATCGATACTGAAAAACTGCAGGCAGCATTAGGAGTACCAGTTGTTGCTACTGTAGCTGTAAGAGGGGAAGGATTACACGAATTAATGGAAACAGCCATAGAAATAGCAGAAAAAAAGGAAAATAAAGCTGTTACATTGGAATATGGTAGTGAAGTGGAAAATAAAATTCAAGAACTAACTAATTTAATTCAGTCTAAAAATCTTGATTTAGGATATCCATCGCGGTGGGTAGCTATAAAGCTGATAGAAAACGATCCAGAGATTCAAAAGTTAGTGAAATCTAAATCTGAAGAGGTTACCAATTTAGCATATGATCTGGCAGAGGAAATAGAAGATATTCATAGGGAACCCTCTTTTTCTGTTATTGCATCTGAAAGATATGCCCTTGCAAACAGAATTGCAGAAGGAGCTCAGATGCAGAGTGAAATAAAAATCACATTCTCAGAGAAACTGGACAGGATAGTTACACACAGGGTCTATGGTTATATCACTTCTGCTCTGGTAATAGGTGGACTGCTTTTATGGACATTTGTAGTTGGGAATTTCTTTTCAGGTTTGCTTTCAGACGCTTTTAGCTTCTTCCAACCTGTAGATCCTCAAGTAAGTGGAGGTTTAGCAAGCGTTCTATGGAACGGTGCATTTGGAGGTATTGTAGCAGGGGTTACACTTGTTATACCGTTTGTAGTTCCATTTTATATAATGCTCAGTCTAATTGAAAATTCTGGAATATTAACCAGGGTTGCATTTATGATGGATACACTGATGCATAAAATAGGGCTGCACGGGAAGGCACTTATCCCTATGATCCTTGGTTATGGATGTAATGTTCCAGCTATTGACCAGACCCGTATTTTAGAAACACGACGTGAAAGGCTGCTTGCATCATTTGCTATTACATTTGCACCATGTGCAGCAAGAACCATCATAGTTCTTGGTCTTGTAGCGGTTTTTGTCAACATATGGTGGGCGATTGCACTTTATGCCATTGACCTTGCAATTATATTTATAATGGGTAGAATTGCTTTAAAAGTGGTACCTGGCGAGTCAACAGGATTGATAATGGAAATGCATTCCTTTAAAGTACCATCCTTATCAACTGCACTCAAACAGACATGGACACGGACTAAATCCTTGATTTATCTGGTACTTCCAATATATGTTATTGCCAGTGCAATTATACAGGCCCTGTATGTTCTCGGCGTTTTAGGACCTATAAATGCCGCATTAACTCCTATTACCGTTATGTGGTTAGGTCTTCCAGCAATTTCAGGTATTCTTCTAATATTTGGTATTGTTAGAAAAGAATTTGTTCTTTTAATGCTGGTGACTTTGGTTGGCCCAAATCTAGCTGCCTTTTTAACACCGGTTCAATTTATAGTGCTGGCCCTTGTATCTATGCTGTTCATTCCATGCCTGTCTACCATCACAATATTGATCCGCGAATTTGGAGTGAAAGCCGCGGCATATATATCTGCAGCTAACCTTGTCACAGCCATAGTTATTGGGGGGATAGCGTTTAGAGTACTTTCTTTAGTATTCTAA
- a CDS encoding secondary thiamine-phosphate synthase enzyme YjbQ produces MIFTKTIHIETEKPGDIINLTHKIEGAVGESKISNGIVHVFAPHATAVFALTELESNLREDIEKLLDNLTPKEGWKHDVNAYSHLRSMLLPPDRTLPVRNGRVIKGTWQDLFFIEADTSGRLRKIEVTVIGE; encoded by the coding sequence ATGATTTTTACCAAAACCATCCATATAGAAACTGAAAAACCAGGAGATATTATTAATTTAACACATAAAATTGAAGGTGCAGTGGGCGAGTCTAAGATCAGTAATGGTATTGTACATGTATTTGCTCCACATGCCACTGCGGTCTTTGCTTTAACAGAACTTGAGAGTAATTTAAGGGAAGATATTGAAAAATTACTTGATAATTTAACTCCAAAAGAAGGGTGGAAGCATGATGTAAACGCTTATTCACACCTCCGGTCAATGCTCCTTCCTCCAGATAGAACACTTCCGGTAAGAAATGGAAGAGTCATCAAAGGAACCTGGCAGGATTTATTTTTTATAGAAGCAGATACTTCAGGCAGGTTAAGAAAAATAGAGGTAACTGTTATTGGGGAATAA
- a CDS encoding DsrE family protein, with amino-acid sequence MKTVQALGIKAPNSAILAENIIKNGADDGFILTLSPGSEEGLENIAEKYGFAFEVENSDKQVVVRMTKSQAVELDVTGETCPGPIILVGEKLSSMAIGERLKVKSKSSEAIEDIAISIPEMSGKVVEKGTDDNKSYILLEKVEKTASTSAAVANRDKVLVAQSNGIGNAERAYATFIFSKAALSMGKQVAIFLLMDGVSIAKKGNSKKVKHPSFDRLDKLMIEVIEMGAKVYVCELSAEFRGMKQDDLVKGTSLAGAATYITLLSDPTYAVVNF; translated from the coding sequence ATGAAAACCGTGCAAGCTCTGGGAATTAAGGCACCTAATTCAGCTATACTCGCAGAAAACATAATAAAAAACGGTGCAGATGATGGGTTTATCTTAACTCTCAGCCCAGGATCAGAAGAAGGCCTTGAAAACATAGCAGAGAAATATGGTTTCGCATTTGAAGTGGAAAATTCAGATAAACAGGTTGTAGTTAGAATGACAAAATCACAAGCAGTAGAATTGGACGTTACTGGAGAAACATGCCCAGGACCTATCATACTGGTAGGGGAGAAGCTTAGTTCTATGGCAATTGGGGAACGCTTAAAGGTCAAAAGTAAAAGTAGTGAAGCCATTGAAGATATAGCCATTTCCATTCCAGAAATGAGTGGTAAAGTGGTTGAAAAAGGTACAGATGACAATAAGAGTTATATTTTACTGGAAAAAGTAGAAAAAACTGCTTCAACATCTGCTGCAGTAGCTAATAGGGATAAAGTGCTTGTCGCACAAAGTAATGGGATAGGTAATGCAGAACGTGCATACGCCACATTCATATTCTCAAAAGCTGCCCTCAGTATGGGTAAACAAGTGGCAATATTCCTGCTCATGGATGGAGTAAGTATAGCCAAAAAAGGTAACTCCAAAAAGGTTAAGCATCCATCTTTCGATAGATTGGACAAGCTAATGATAGAAGTTATTGAAATGGGTGCTAAAGTTTACGTATGCGAGCTCAGTGCCGAATTTAGAGGAATGAAACAGGATGACCTTGTTAAGGGTACCAGCCTTGCAGGGGCTGCAACATACATAACACTGCTAAGTGACCCTACATACGCAGTTGTAAACTTTTAA
- a CDS encoding metal-dependent transcriptional regulator translates to MPKNTTISGNVEEYLELLYKLGPNGERVSTSMISENLKIAPASATQMLKKLAVKGYVEYSPYKGVVLTEEGLKIAKKITRKHRLIERFLCDILKIKSDKIHDQACEMEHVLSDDAERALCHLLEQPNKCPGDSVIPECDLKFTTCEECKERKEVDVEEVGKRNENLISILDLNEHKKGRVSFIRGDHKVIRRLLDMGITIGAIISVIKVAPLGGPVEVAVRGSKLALGRDIASNVFIEACDEMGC, encoded by the coding sequence ATGCCAAAGAATACAACAATTAGCGGAAATGTAGAGGAATATCTTGAACTATTATACAAACTTGGCCCAAACGGAGAAAGGGTTTCAACATCAATGATTTCAGAAAATCTAAAAATTGCACCAGCAAGCGCTACCCAAATGCTTAAAAAACTAGCAGTTAAAGGCTACGTAGAATATTCTCCATATAAAGGAGTGGTATTGACAGAGGAAGGCCTTAAAATTGCAAAAAAAATCACCAGAAAGCATAGATTAATTGAACGATTTTTATGTGACATCTTAAAGATCAAAAGTGATAAGATTCATGACCAGGCATGTGAAATGGAACATGTACTCTCTGACGATGCAGAAAGAGCACTTTGCCATCTTTTAGAACAGCCTAATAAATGTCCTGGTGACAGCGTTATTCCAGAATGTGATTTAAAATTTACAACCTGTGAAGAATGCAAAGAAAGGAAAGAAGTAGATGTGGAAGAAGTTGGAAAGAGGAATGAAAACCTAATCTCAATACTTGACCTTAACGAACACAAAAAAGGTAGAGTAAGTTTTATAAGGGGAGATCACAAGGTAATTCGAAGGCTTTTAGATATGGGAATTACCATTGGCGCAATTATAAGTGTAATCAAAGTTGCTCCACTCGGAGGCCCTGTTGAAGTTGCAGTTAGAGGATCAAAACTTGCCCTTGGTCGAGATATAGCTTCAAACGTTTTTATTGAAGCTTGTGATGAGATGGGGTGCTGA